A single Nicotiana tabacum cultivar K326 chromosome 5, ASM71507v2, whole genome shotgun sequence DNA region contains:
- the LOC107800872 gene encoding uncharacterized protein LOC107800872 isoform X4: MYLEKYLLSLYRKTFAKRLESLSKERKLSEVKKHNNKSMENPITNSTSPSLSPFGNPPEECTEKKGAPNLVDTTILRSHSSLSHTAASFKPSPSVGFLADAVDSYHSLPLSMLEHAQVSTSNGRTAEHIVNSCSNHFRRVPNQLSEEMIKCISAIYFQLADPPLFSYDYPFSPISLSSSTLESFPQGQNDMGTLQCEESSSSNSTMNNPFHVKDSREFSGSFVTMVEVQGLCRDKRRLDGVDHMLQHFRYLVSKLEEVDPRKLKHEEKLAFWINVHNALVMHAFLAYGIPRSNLKRVSQLLKAAYNIGGNTVNVEMIQSSILGCRLPRAGQWIQSLFFPKQKFKAGDARKGYAIERPDPRLRFALCSGSHSDALLRLYTPKRVFQELEVAKEEYLQTNTRLNKQQKLLLPKNVESYAKESDLCPSGLMEMIQHALPEHFIKKYQGKILKKIDWIPHNFTFRYLISHELLESVLSF, encoded by the exons ATGTATTTAGAGAAGTATCTTCTTTCACTATACCGGAAAACATTCGCTAAGCGGTTAGAATCACTGTCCAAAGAAAGGAAACTTTCAGAAGTCAAGAAACACAACAACAAATCCATGGAAAATCCAATAACTAACAGTACTAGTCCTTCTTTGTCGCCTTTCGGAAATCCACCAGAAGAATGTACCGAGAAAAAAGGAGCTCCAAACTTAGTTGACACTACTATTCTGAGAAGCCACTCATCATTGTCTCACACTGCTGCTTCTTTCAAACCTTCGCCTTCAGTCGGATTTCTTGCTGATGCTGTAGATTCATACCATTCTTTGCCTTTATCaatgcttgag CATGCTCAGGTATCCACTTCAAATGGAAGAACAGCAGAACATATTGTTAACAGTTGTTCAAATCATTTTCGTCGTGTCCCAAACCAGCTGTCTGAAGAAATGATTAAGTGTATATCAGCCATATATTTTCAGCTTGCTGATCCCCCTTTGTTCAGTTATGATTACCCGTTCTCTCCAATCTCGTTATCATCATCAACGCTGGAATCTTTTCCTCAAGGTCAGAACGATATGGGGACTTTACAATGCGAAGAAAGTTCATCTTCCAATTCAACAATGAATAACCCTTTTCATGTTAAAGATTCGAGAGAATTTAGTGGATCTTTTGTCACAATGGTTGAAGTGCAAGGGCTTTGTCGAGATAAACGGAGGTTAGATGGTGTAGATCACATGTTACAACATTTTAG GTATCTAGTTTCAAAATTGGAGGAGGTTGATCCGAGAAAGCTGAAACATGAAGAGAAGCTAGCTTTCTGGATTAATGTCCACAACGCGCTAGTGATGCAT GCATTCTTAGCTTATGGAATTCCGCGAAGTAATCTCAAGAGAGTATCTCAACTTCTCAAG GCTGCTTATAACATTGGAGGGAATACAGTAAATGTGGAGATGATTCAGAGTTCTATACTAGGATGTCGATTGCCCCGAGCAGGTCAG TGGATTCAATCATTGTTCTTTCCAAAGCAAAAGTTTAAGGCTGGAGATGCAAGAAAAGGATATGCAATAGAGCGCCCAGACCCTCGCCTACGCTTTGCTCTATGCTCAGGAAGCCATTCTGATGCTCTG CTCCGGTTGTACACGCCAAAGAGAGTATTCCAGGAGCTTGAAGTGGCTAAAGAAGAGTACCTTCAGACAAACACAAGGTTAAACAAGCAACAAAAACTACTTCTACCCAAGAATGTTGAATCTTATGCGAAGGAAAGTGATTTGTGCCCTTCTGGTTTGATGGAAATGATACAACACGCGTTACCTGAACATTTCATAAAGAAATATCAAGGcaaaatattgaagaaaattGATTGGATTCCTCACAACTTCACTTTCCGTTACCTAATTTCACATGAATTGCTTGAGTCCGTCTTATCCTTCTGA
- the LOC107800872 gene encoding uncharacterized protein LOC107800872 isoform X3 — protein sequence MGLEKNYAELKRQIPVNENHNFSKEEVDTANEELIKEVAVLELEVMYLEKYLLSLYRKTFAKRLESLSKERKLSEVKKHNNKSMENPITNSTSPSLSPFGNPPEECTEKKGAPNLVDTTILRSHSSLSHTAASFKPSPSVGFLADAVDSYHSLPLSMLEHAQVSTSNGRTAEHIVNSCSNHFRRVPNQLSEEMIKCISAIYFQLADPPLFSYDYPFSPISLSSSTLESFPQGQNDMGTLQCEESSSSNSTMNNPFHVKDSREFSGSFVTMVEVQGLCRDKRRLDGVDHMLQHFRYLVSKLEEVDPRKLKHEEKLAFWINVHNALVMHAFLAYGIPRSNLKRVSQLLKAAYNIGGNTVNVEMIQSSILGCRLPRAGQWIQSLFFPKQKFKAGDARKGYAIERPDPRLRFALCSGSHSDALLRLYTPKRVFQELEVAKEEYLQTNTRLNKQQKLLLPKNVESYAKESDLCPSGLMEMIQHALPEHFIKKYQGKILKKIDWIPHNFTFRYLISHELLESVLSF from the exons ATGGGGCTAGAGAAGAATTATGCTGAGCTGAAAAGACAAATACCAGTCAatgaaaatcataatttttctaaGGAAGAAGTTGAT ACTGCTAATGAGGAACTGATAAAAGAAGTTGCTGTTTTGGAGCTGGAAGTTATGTATTTAGAGAAGTATCTTCTTTCACTATACCGGAAAACATTCGCTAAGCGGTTAGAATCACTGTCCAAAGAAAGGAAACTTTCAGAAGTCAAGAAACACAACAACAAATCCATGGAAAATCCAATAACTAACAGTACTAGTCCTTCTTTGTCGCCTTTCGGAAATCCACCAGAAGAATGTACCGAGAAAAAAGGAGCTCCAAACTTAGTTGACACTACTATTCTGAGAAGCCACTCATCATTGTCTCACACTGCTGCTTCTTTCAAACCTTCGCCTTCAGTCGGATTTCTTGCTGATGCTGTAGATTCATACCATTCTTTGCCTTTATCaatgcttgag CATGCTCAGGTATCCACTTCAAATGGAAGAACAGCAGAACATATTGTTAACAGTTGTTCAAATCATTTTCGTCGTGTCCCAAACCAGCTGTCTGAAGAAATGATTAAGTGTATATCAGCCATATATTTTCAGCTTGCTGATCCCCCTTTGTTCAGTTATGATTACCCGTTCTCTCCAATCTCGTTATCATCATCAACGCTGGAATCTTTTCCTCAAGGTCAGAACGATATGGGGACTTTACAATGCGAAGAAAGTTCATCTTCCAATTCAACAATGAATAACCCTTTTCATGTTAAAGATTCGAGAGAATTTAGTGGATCTTTTGTCACAATGGTTGAAGTGCAAGGGCTTTGTCGAGATAAACGGAGGTTAGATGGTGTAGATCACATGTTACAACATTTTAG GTATCTAGTTTCAAAATTGGAGGAGGTTGATCCGAGAAAGCTGAAACATGAAGAGAAGCTAGCTTTCTGGATTAATGTCCACAACGCGCTAGTGATGCAT GCATTCTTAGCTTATGGAATTCCGCGAAGTAATCTCAAGAGAGTATCTCAACTTCTCAAG GCTGCTTATAACATTGGAGGGAATACAGTAAATGTGGAGATGATTCAGAGTTCTATACTAGGATGTCGATTGCCCCGAGCAGGTCAG TGGATTCAATCATTGTTCTTTCCAAAGCAAAAGTTTAAGGCTGGAGATGCAAGAAAAGGATATGCAATAGAGCGCCCAGACCCTCGCCTACGCTTTGCTCTATGCTCAGGAAGCCATTCTGATGCTCTG CTCCGGTTGTACACGCCAAAGAGAGTATTCCAGGAGCTTGAAGTGGCTAAAGAAGAGTACCTTCAGACAAACACAAGGTTAAACAAGCAACAAAAACTACTTCTACCCAAGAATGTTGAATCTTATGCGAAGGAAAGTGATTTGTGCCCTTCTGGTTTGATGGAAATGATACAACACGCGTTACCTGAACATTTCATAAAGAAATATCAAGGcaaaatattgaagaaaattGATTGGATTCCTCACAACTTCACTTTCCGTTACCTAATTTCACATGAATTGCTTGAGTCCGTCTTATCCTTCTGA
- the LOC107800872 gene encoding uncharacterized protein LOC107800872 isoform X2, with protein sequence MQQDMGLEKNYAELKRQIPVNENHNFSKEEVDTANEELIKEVAVLELEVMYLEKYLLSLYRKTFAKRLESLSKERKLSEVKKHNNKSMENPITNSTSPSLSPFGNPPEECTEKKGAPNLVDTTILRSHSSLSHTAASFKPSPSVGFLADAVDSYHSLPLSMLEVSTSNGRTAEHIVNSCSNHFRRVPNQLSEEMIKCISAIYFQLADPPLFSYDYPFSPISLSSSTLESFPQGQNDMGTLQCEESSSSNSTMNNPFHVKDSREFSGSFVTMVEVQGLCRDKRRLDGVDHMLQHFRYLVSKLEEVDPRKLKHEEKLAFWINVHNALVMHAFLAYGIPRSNLKRVSQLLKAAYNIGGNTVNVEMIQSSILGCRLPRAGQWIQSLFFPKQKFKAGDARKGYAIERPDPRLRFALCSGSHSDALLRLYTPKRVFQELEVAKEEYLQTNTRLNKQQKLLLPKNVESYAKESDLCPSGLMEMIQHALPEHFIKKYQGKILKKIDWIPHNFTFRYLISHELLESVLSF encoded by the exons ATGCAGCAGGATATGGGGCTAGAGAAGAATTATGCTGAGCTGAAAAGACAAATACCAGTCAatgaaaatcataatttttctaaGGAAGAAGTTGAT ACTGCTAATGAGGAACTGATAAAAGAAGTTGCTGTTTTGGAGCTGGAAGTTATGTATTTAGAGAAGTATCTTCTTTCACTATACCGGAAAACATTCGCTAAGCGGTTAGAATCACTGTCCAAAGAAAGGAAACTTTCAGAAGTCAAGAAACACAACAACAAATCCATGGAAAATCCAATAACTAACAGTACTAGTCCTTCTTTGTCGCCTTTCGGAAATCCACCAGAAGAATGTACCGAGAAAAAAGGAGCTCCAAACTTAGTTGACACTACTATTCTGAGAAGCCACTCATCATTGTCTCACACTGCTGCTTCTTTCAAACCTTCGCCTTCAGTCGGATTTCTTGCTGATGCTGTAGATTCATACCATTCTTTGCCTTTATCaatgcttgag GTATCCACTTCAAATGGAAGAACAGCAGAACATATTGTTAACAGTTGTTCAAATCATTTTCGTCGTGTCCCAAACCAGCTGTCTGAAGAAATGATTAAGTGTATATCAGCCATATATTTTCAGCTTGCTGATCCCCCTTTGTTCAGTTATGATTACCCGTTCTCTCCAATCTCGTTATCATCATCAACGCTGGAATCTTTTCCTCAAGGTCAGAACGATATGGGGACTTTACAATGCGAAGAAAGTTCATCTTCCAATTCAACAATGAATAACCCTTTTCATGTTAAAGATTCGAGAGAATTTAGTGGATCTTTTGTCACAATGGTTGAAGTGCAAGGGCTTTGTCGAGATAAACGGAGGTTAGATGGTGTAGATCACATGTTACAACATTTTAG GTATCTAGTTTCAAAATTGGAGGAGGTTGATCCGAGAAAGCTGAAACATGAAGAGAAGCTAGCTTTCTGGATTAATGTCCACAACGCGCTAGTGATGCAT GCATTCTTAGCTTATGGAATTCCGCGAAGTAATCTCAAGAGAGTATCTCAACTTCTCAAG GCTGCTTATAACATTGGAGGGAATACAGTAAATGTGGAGATGATTCAGAGTTCTATACTAGGATGTCGATTGCCCCGAGCAGGTCAG TGGATTCAATCATTGTTCTTTCCAAAGCAAAAGTTTAAGGCTGGAGATGCAAGAAAAGGATATGCAATAGAGCGCCCAGACCCTCGCCTACGCTTTGCTCTATGCTCAGGAAGCCATTCTGATGCTCTG CTCCGGTTGTACACGCCAAAGAGAGTATTCCAGGAGCTTGAAGTGGCTAAAGAAGAGTACCTTCAGACAAACACAAGGTTAAACAAGCAACAAAAACTACTTCTACCCAAGAATGTTGAATCTTATGCGAAGGAAAGTGATTTGTGCCCTTCTGGTTTGATGGAAATGATACAACACGCGTTACCTGAACATTTCATAAAGAAATATCAAGGcaaaatattgaagaaaattGATTGGATTCCTCACAACTTCACTTTCCGTTACCTAATTTCACATGAATTGCTTGAGTCCGTCTTATCCTTCTGA
- the LOC107800872 gene encoding uncharacterized protein LOC107800872 isoform X1 — protein MQQDMGLEKNYAELKRQIPVNENHNFSKEEVDTANEELIKEVAVLELEVMYLEKYLLSLYRKTFAKRLESLSKERKLSEVKKHNNKSMENPITNSTSPSLSPFGNPPEECTEKKGAPNLVDTTILRSHSSLSHTAASFKPSPSVGFLADAVDSYHSLPLSMLEHAQVSTSNGRTAEHIVNSCSNHFRRVPNQLSEEMIKCISAIYFQLADPPLFSYDYPFSPISLSSSTLESFPQGQNDMGTLQCEESSSSNSTMNNPFHVKDSREFSGSFVTMVEVQGLCRDKRRLDGVDHMLQHFRYLVSKLEEVDPRKLKHEEKLAFWINVHNALVMHAFLAYGIPRSNLKRVSQLLKAAYNIGGNTVNVEMIQSSILGCRLPRAGQWIQSLFFPKQKFKAGDARKGYAIERPDPRLRFALCSGSHSDALLRLYTPKRVFQELEVAKEEYLQTNTRLNKQQKLLLPKNVESYAKESDLCPSGLMEMIQHALPEHFIKKYQGKILKKIDWIPHNFTFRYLISHELLESVLSF, from the exons ATGCAGCAGGATATGGGGCTAGAGAAGAATTATGCTGAGCTGAAAAGACAAATACCAGTCAatgaaaatcataatttttctaaGGAAGAAGTTGAT ACTGCTAATGAGGAACTGATAAAAGAAGTTGCTGTTTTGGAGCTGGAAGTTATGTATTTAGAGAAGTATCTTCTTTCACTATACCGGAAAACATTCGCTAAGCGGTTAGAATCACTGTCCAAAGAAAGGAAACTTTCAGAAGTCAAGAAACACAACAACAAATCCATGGAAAATCCAATAACTAACAGTACTAGTCCTTCTTTGTCGCCTTTCGGAAATCCACCAGAAGAATGTACCGAGAAAAAAGGAGCTCCAAACTTAGTTGACACTACTATTCTGAGAAGCCACTCATCATTGTCTCACACTGCTGCTTCTTTCAAACCTTCGCCTTCAGTCGGATTTCTTGCTGATGCTGTAGATTCATACCATTCTTTGCCTTTATCaatgcttgag CATGCTCAGGTATCCACTTCAAATGGAAGAACAGCAGAACATATTGTTAACAGTTGTTCAAATCATTTTCGTCGTGTCCCAAACCAGCTGTCTGAAGAAATGATTAAGTGTATATCAGCCATATATTTTCAGCTTGCTGATCCCCCTTTGTTCAGTTATGATTACCCGTTCTCTCCAATCTCGTTATCATCATCAACGCTGGAATCTTTTCCTCAAGGTCAGAACGATATGGGGACTTTACAATGCGAAGAAAGTTCATCTTCCAATTCAACAATGAATAACCCTTTTCATGTTAAAGATTCGAGAGAATTTAGTGGATCTTTTGTCACAATGGTTGAAGTGCAAGGGCTTTGTCGAGATAAACGGAGGTTAGATGGTGTAGATCACATGTTACAACATTTTAG GTATCTAGTTTCAAAATTGGAGGAGGTTGATCCGAGAAAGCTGAAACATGAAGAGAAGCTAGCTTTCTGGATTAATGTCCACAACGCGCTAGTGATGCAT GCATTCTTAGCTTATGGAATTCCGCGAAGTAATCTCAAGAGAGTATCTCAACTTCTCAAG GCTGCTTATAACATTGGAGGGAATACAGTAAATGTGGAGATGATTCAGAGTTCTATACTAGGATGTCGATTGCCCCGAGCAGGTCAG TGGATTCAATCATTGTTCTTTCCAAAGCAAAAGTTTAAGGCTGGAGATGCAAGAAAAGGATATGCAATAGAGCGCCCAGACCCTCGCCTACGCTTTGCTCTATGCTCAGGAAGCCATTCTGATGCTCTG CTCCGGTTGTACACGCCAAAGAGAGTATTCCAGGAGCTTGAAGTGGCTAAAGAAGAGTACCTTCAGACAAACACAAGGTTAAACAAGCAACAAAAACTACTTCTACCCAAGAATGTTGAATCTTATGCGAAGGAAAGTGATTTGTGCCCTTCTGGTTTGATGGAAATGATACAACACGCGTTACCTGAACATTTCATAAAGAAATATCAAGGcaaaatattgaagaaaattGATTGGATTCCTCACAACTTCACTTTCCGTTACCTAATTTCACATGAATTGCTTGAGTCCGTCTTATCCTTCTGA